One stretch of Apium graveolens cultivar Ventura unplaced genomic scaffold, ASM990537v1 ctg7827, whole genome shotgun sequence DNA includes these proteins:
- the LOC141704433 gene encoding secreted RxLR effector protein 161-like, with translation MAECNSVRYPMEYKIQLHADSSGEVVNPTQFKSIIGGLRYLVNTRPDIAYSIGIVSRFMERPTQLHMNAVKRICRYLKGTLQYGLIYTKGQGNYILSGFSDSDLGGSMDDRKSTGGMAFYLDENLITWVSQKQRCVALSSCEAEFMAATAAACQAIWLQRVLSHIMGIKVAPVTLYIDNRSAVDLARNPVFYGRSKHIDLRYHFIRDCVEQGLIIIRHVRTNEQRTDILTKALAISKFEKMRQLLGVRKLENV, from the coding sequence ATGGCAGAATGTAATAGTGTGAGATATCCTATGGAGTACAAGATACAATTACATGCTGACAGCTCGGGTGAAGTTGTAAATCCTACGCAGTTTAAAAGCATTATAGGCGGGCTCAGATACCTAGTGAATACAAGACCTGATATTGCTTATTCTATAGGGATTGTTAGCAGGTTTATGGAAAGGCCTACACAGCTGCACATGAACGCAGTTAAAAGGATTTGTCGATATCTGAAGGGAACGCTACAGTACGGACTAATCTACACAAAAGGCCAAGGAAATTATATACTTTCGGGTTTTTCGGATAGTGACTTAGGAGGGAGTATGGATGACCGAAAGAGTACGGGAGGAATGGCTTTCTATCTTGATGAGAATTTAATTACTTGGGTGTCACAAAAACAACGGTGTGTTGCACTCTCTTCGTGTGAGGCTGAGTTTATGGCGGCTACGGCGGCTGCCTGCCAGGCGATTTGGTTGCAGCGGGTACTGAGTCATATCATGGGCATCAAGGTTGCTCCTGTCACATTGTACATTGATAATAGGTCAGCTGTGGACTTGGCACGTAATCCAGTTTTCTATGGACGAAGCAAGCATATTGACTTGCGCTATCACTTCATCCGTGATTGTGTTGAACAAGGATTGATAATTATAAGACATGTCCGCACGAATGAACAACGAACTGACATCCTAACGAAGGCATTGGCAATATCCAAGTTTGAGAAGATGCGTCAGTTGCTTGGTGTCAGAAAGCTGGAGAATGTTTAG